The Podospora pseudocomata strain CBS 415.72m chromosome 1 map unlocalized CBS415.72m_1, whole genome shotgun sequence genome has a segment encoding these proteins:
- a CDS encoding uncharacterized protein (antiSMASH:Cluster_2; SMCOG1169:sugar transport protein; EggNog:ENOG503NV25; COG:P), with product MAPPKFMGLSGRPLSMMVSAVATTGFLLFGYDQGVMSGIITAPAFNKMFPETKDNSTMQGFVTAIYEIGCLAGAMFMLWAGDLLGRRRGIITGASIMLIGVIIQVATVKDKNPLAQLIVGRVVMGVGNGMNTSTIPTYQAECSKTSNRGLLICIEGGVIAFGTLIAYWLDYGASYGPDDLVWRFPIAFQVIFAVLIIFPMMFLPESPRWLLSHQREAEADRVIAAIRGYEEGSPEAVLERNLIVDSLRASGGYGQKSTPVKALFTHGKTQHFRRMLLGSSAQFFQQVGGCNAVIYYFPILFEESIGTDHNMSLLLGGVNMIVYSIFATTSWFIVERVGRRKMFLIGSLGQSLSMVITFACLIDGKEMTARGAAVGLFTYIAFFGATWLPLPWLYPAEVNPIKTRAKANAVSTCVNWLFNFVIVMVTPIMVSNIGWGTYLFFAATNACFIPVIYFFYPETAKRSLEEIDIIFAKGHAEKMSYVRAAKELPHLQPEEIEGYARKYGLVGHGESDSSTEVGTIGDERRDVEKNFSGQSGNTTNSSDEGLPGRGPGPSVVDEGGVESGFGDGVNANRKADN from the exons ATGGCGCCACCAAAGTTCATGGGCCTCTCTGGGAGGCCGTTATCCATGATGGTATCAGCTGTTGCGACGACGgggttcctcctcttcggttACGACCAAGGTGTGATGAGTGGTATCATCACGGCCCCAGCTTTCAACAAAATGTTtccagaaacaaaagacaaCTCGACAATGCAAGGATTTGTGACGGCCATCTACGAGATCGGATGTCTGGCGGGCGCCATGTTCATGCTTTGGGCTGGTGATCTGCTCGGCAGACGACGAGGCATCATTACGGGCGCCAGCATCATGTTGATTGGCGTTATCATTCAGGTTGCGACGGTCAAGGATAAGAACCCGCTGGCTCAGCTCATCGTTGGTCGCGTTGTCATGGGCGTTGGAAACGGCATGAACACCTCGACAATTCCCACTTACCAGG CTGAATGCAGTAAGACGTCCAATCGAGGACTTTTGATCTGTATCGAAGGTGGTGTCATCGCTTTCGGTACACTGATCGCCTACTGGCTCGACTACGGTGCTTCCTACGGGCCCGATGACCTTGTCTGGCGTTTCCCTATTGCCTTCCAGGTCATCTTCGCCGtgctcatcatcttccccatGATGTTCCTTCCCGAGTCGCCGAGATGGCTTCTGAGCCACCAGCGCGAGGCGGAAGCTGACCGagtcatcgccgccatccgTGGTTACGAAGAGGGAAGCCCCGAGGCTGTGCTCGAGCGCAACCTCATTGTCGATTCTCTCCGTGCCTCTGGTGGTTATGGCCAGAAGAGCACTCCCGTCAAGGCTCTCTTCACGCACGGTAAAACGCAGCACTTCCGCCGCATGCTGCTCGGTTCCTCGGCCCAGTTCTTCCAGCAGGTCGGCGGCTGTAACGCAGTCATTTACTATTTCCCCATCCTGTTCGAAGAGTCCATCGGCACCGATCACAACATGTCACTCCTCTTGGGCGGTGTCAACATGATCGTTTATTCCATCTTCGCCACCACTTCCTGGTTCATCGTCGAGCGCGTCGGCCGGAGAAAGATGTTCCTCATCGGCAGTTTGGGACAGTCTCTTTCCATGGTCATCACGTTCGCCTGCCTTATTGACGGCAAGGAAATGACTGCTCGCGGCGCTGCTGTGGGCTTGTTTACCTACATTGCCTTCTTCGGCGCCACCTGGCTCCCCTTGCCCTGGCTCTACCCTGCCGAAGTCAACCCCATCAAGACCAGAGCCAAAGCCAACGCTGTCTCCACCTGTGTCAACTGGCTGTTCAACTTTGTCATTGTCATGGTTACGCCTATCATGGTCTCCAACATTGGCTGGGGAACCTACCTCTTCTTTGCGGCAACAAACGCTTGCTTCATCCCGGTCATTTACTTCTTCTACCCTGAGACAGCAAAGAGATCTCTCGAAGAGATCGACATCATCTTTGCCAAGGGCCACGCAGAGAAGATGAGCTATGTCCGGGCTGCGAAGGAGCTGCCGCATTTGCAGCCAGAGGAGATTGAAGGGTACGCGAGAAAGTATGGTCTTGTTGGGCACGGCGAGAGCGATAGCTCGACTGAGGTTGGAACTAttggtgatgagaggagGGATGTGGAGAAGAATTTCAGTGGGCAGAGCGGGAATACGACGAATAGCAGTGATGAGGGGTTGCCTGGCAGAGGGCCGGGTCCgtcggttgttgatgaggggggtgtggaaagtggttttggggatggAGTTAACGCGAATAGGAAGGCTGATAATTAG
- a CDS encoding uncharacterized protein (antiSMASH:Cluster_2), giving the protein MVAEAWRGPSLNLIHGVGSVPQILPEPASRPIILPPPFTHSFLYHRPRGYSQCPEITRERIPSRRCRHTTLQDLKSTMSTTQLRCPFTCPRRPPIPVRIPYQYYPKAPCTAQQQISDPPEKKLCGIRLGVLLIVVSGLLLLVMASLGLCSRDLRQKNCLSRADGSHTHRGQTVVPILPESPNNNSTTTPPTKTSPSETPSSTQSPTAPAAANLDSHHGPKLQVHKLLH; this is encoded by the exons ATGGTCGCAGAGGCATGGCGCGGCCCTTCCCTGAACCTGATCCATGGGGTTGGGTCAGTTCCTCAAATCCTTCCAGAGCCCGCATCCAGACCTATTATCCTTCCCCCACCATTTACCCATTCCTTCCTTTATCACCGACCGCGCGGTTACTCACAATGCCCGGAGATCACTCGCGAAAG AATCCCATCTCGCCGCTGTCGCCACACGACCCTTCAGGACTTAAAGTCTACAATGTCCACCACACAGCTCCGATGCCCGTTTACCTGCCCTCGGCGTCCTCCTATACCAGTACGCATACCCTATCAGTATTATCCAAAAGCACCTTGTACAGCCCAACAACAGATCTCCGACCCACCAGAGAAGAAGCTCTGCGGTATCCGACTCGGCGTTCTTCTCATCGTCGTCTCCGGCTTGTTACTTCTTGTAATGGCAAGTCTCGGTCTTTGTAGCAGGGATTTACGGCAGAAAAACTGCCTCTCTCGAGCAGACGGTTCCCACACCCATCGTGGACAAACCGTTGTACCTATTCTCCCCGAGTCGCCCAACAACAatagcaccaccaccccaccaaccaaaacatcaccTAGCGaaaccccctcatcaacccaaaGTCCCACAGCCCCTGCTGCAGCAAATCTCGACTCACATCACGGCCCCAAACTACAGGTACATAAGCTGCTACATTGA
- a CDS encoding uncharacterized protein (EggNog:ENOG503NVSF; COG:E; antiSMASH:Cluster_1) codes for MSATLLIKLPARRSQLSRAASVIMPPTVQFNPSATSWRSSPPTDLGSTTSQTIQTFHSLLPSYSPTPLQPLPSIAQDLGIKAVYLKSEASRLGLPSFKILGASWAVYRAVLDFLAVGLVPNQALPSLDDIKKVIHDKGLEELKVITATAGNWGRAVAKMAGYLGLKTVVFGSDHMHPTTRELIRNEGLGAEVRVVRGGYVDAANEAREYGMEEGREKERLLVMDMGFEGGEKVPGWVVEGYSTMLTEYETQIREQTDGQRGATHAFVPCGCGSIASAVTQFFRDAKREDDVKVVVVEPDSAACLLASLERGEDSTVETGDETIMCGMNCGTLSGSAWEVLGKGVEAGVAVTDKEAHRAVVDLENEGVEAGPCGAATLAGLRRVCADVSAREKLGLGVEAVVVLFCTEGKREYEVPV; via the exons ATGTCCGCCACCCTTCTCATCAAGCTTCCGGCAAGAAGATCCCAACTCAGCCGTGCTGCCAGTGTCATCATGCCCCCAACAGTCCAgttcaacccctccgccacctcaTGGCGCTCTTCACCCCCCACAGACCTgggcagcaccacctcccaaacGATCCAAACCTttcactccctcctcccctcctacAGCCCCACACCCCTCCAGCCCCTTCCCTCCATCGCCCAAGACCTAGGTATCAAAGCCGTCTACCTCAAAAGCGAAGCCTCCCGGCTCGGGCTCCCTTCGTTCAAAATACTAGGTGCCTCATGGGCTGTTTACCGCGCCGTACTTGACTTCCTTGCCGTTGGGCTGGTTCCCAACCAGGCACTCCCCTCTCTGGATGACATTAAGAAAGTGATCCACGACAAGGGTTTGGAAGAGTTAAAGGTAATCACCGCCACAGCAGGCAACTGGGGACGGGCGgtggccaagatggcggGGTATCTCGGTTTGAAGACCGTGGTTTTCGGGAGTGATCATATGCATCCTACCACAAGAGAACTGATACGCAACGAGGGGCTAGGGGCCGAGGTTagggtggtgagaggggggtaTGTTGATGCTGCGAACGAGGCGAGGGAGTATGGGATggaagaggggagggaaaaagAGAGGTTGTTGGTTATGGATAtgggttttgagggaggggagaaaGTTCCTGGG TGGGTTGTGGAGGGATACAGCACTATGCTTACGGAGTACGAGACTCAGATTCGGGAACAAACTGATGGTCAACGGGGTGCGACACATGCTTTTGTTCCTTGCGGTTGTGGATCTATCGCGAGTGCTGTCACGCAGTTTTTTAGGGACGCCAAAAGGGAGGATGATGTGAAAGTTGTGGTTGTCGAGCCGGATTCTGCGGCTTGTTTGTTGGCTTCACTTGAAAGGGGAGAGGATAGTACGGTTGAGACAGGGGATGAGACGATTATGTGTGGGATGAACTGTGGGACACTGTCAGGGAGCGCttgggaggttttggggaAAGGTGTGGAGGCGGGTGTAGCTGTGACTGATAAAGAGGCTCATCGGGCTGTGGTGGATCTTGAGAATGAGGGGGTTGAAGCTGGGCCTTGCGGTGCGGCTACGTTGGCCGGGTTGAGGAGAGTCTGCGCGGATGTttcggcgagggagaagttggggttgggtgtggaggcggtggtAGTGTTGTTCTGTacggaggggaagagggaatATGAGGTGCCAGTGTAA
- a CDS encoding uncharacterized protein (antiSMASH:Cluster_2) — MQVHPKGKTAWYHVSETRTLCRSPSQFTLRKKSISVKTSMKHWMAYQLSRTDRSFVRSTVNSVWRISHCLEVNNCRSSFPKLPARTPRNLHLNYDLIAPHTNATPKTLHLRTGPWPKSPILLTAGFISRVHGNILSNFSSEVAPCRNDDHNPTSYTHNYPHKTHQIWEYGRNKIVPHPAGMPLARQCDSQARQDRTWRVTE, encoded by the exons ATGCAAGTCCACCCCAAAGGCAAGACGGCGTGGTATCACGTCTCGGAAACTAGGACTTTATGCAGATCCCCCAGCCAATTCACCCTCCGAAAAAAATCCATCTCGGTAAAG ACTTCTATGAAACACTGGATGGCCTATCAACTCTCTAGAACTGACCGGAGTTTCGTCCGGTCCACCGTGAACTCCGTTTGGCGGATTTCCCATTGCCTAGAAGTGAACAACTGCCGCTCAAGCTTCCCCAAGCTCCCGGCCCGAACACCAAGAAATCTTCATCTGAACTATGACCTCATCGCACCCCACACCAATGCGACCCCTAAAACCCTTCACTTGCGAACCGGACCTTGGCCGAAGTCACCGATACTCCTAACTGCAGGTTTCATATCAAGAGT CCATGGGAATATCCTTTCAAACTTTTCATCCGAGGTTGCACCATGCAGAAACGATGATCACAATCCAACCTCTTACACCCACAACTACCCACACAAAACCCACCAGATCTGGGAATATGGGCGGAACAAGATCGTCCCCCACCCCGCTGGGATGCCCTTAGCCCGCCAATGCGATTCACAGGCTCGACAGGACCGCACGTGGAGGGTTACCGAGTGA